A window from Zingiber officinale cultivar Zhangliang chromosome 7A, Zo_v1.1, whole genome shotgun sequence encodes these proteins:
- the LOC122001814 gene encoding caffeic acid 3-O-methyltransferase-like isoform X2 encodes MAPPQLSPEEEEQECSRAFQLSCAAVLPMVLKTAIELGLLEMLVQAGPTASLSSEELAARLPTTNPSAADMVERILRLLAANDVVRCPADGGCRKYSAAPICKYLVQNDDGGTVANIVLLHQDQVMIDTWRYLTDSILNGGHPVMAAHGMTTFEYQGGDRRFNKVFNDAMKGVSTLVMNNILRRYDGFADVQVLVDVGGNTGSNLRLITSFYPQVHGINFDLPHVVADAPALTRVEHRGGDMFEAVPAGDAIMLKWILHDWSDEHCVKILKNCWKALPAEKGRVVVVEYVLPAVPEATPEAKSIFQLDLCMAAYNVGGKERTEEEFRALAKEAGFHGFNALPVFAGTWLLEFIK; translated from the exons ATGGCCCCGCCGCAGCTGTcgccggaggaggaggagcaggagTGCTCCCGAGCGTTCCAGCTCTCCTGCGCCGCCGTCCTTCCCATGGTTCTCAAGACGGCCATCGAGCTCGGCCTCCTCGAGATGCTGGTCCAAGCCGGACCGACGGCCTCGCTGAGCTCTGAGGAGCTCGCCGCCCGCTTGCCGACCACCAACCCGTCGGCCGCGGACATGGTCGAGCGCATCCTCCGCCTGCTCGCTGCGAACGACGTAGTCCGCTGCCCCGCGGACGGCGGCTGCCGGAAGTACTCCGCCGCTCCCATTTGCAAGTACTTGGTCCAAAACGACGACGGCGGCACGGTGGCCAATATAGTTCTGCTTCATCAGGATCAAGTCATGATCGACACGTG GCGCTATTTGACGGACTCCATCTTGAACGGCGGCCACCCGGTGATGGCGGCGCACGGCATGACGACGTTCGAGTACCAAGGCGGCGACAGGCGGTTCAACAAGGTGTTCAACGACGCGATGAAGGGCGTCTCCACGCTCGTGATGAACAACATACTGCGCCGCTACGATGGCTTCGCCGACGTGCAGGTGCTCGTCGACGTCGGCGGAAACACCGGCAGCAATCTCCGGCTCATCACCTCCTTCTACCCCCAAGTCCACGGCATCAACTTCGACCTCCCTCACGTCGTCGCTGACGCTCCGGCCCTCACCCGAGTGGAGCACCGCGGCGGAGACATGTTCGAAGCCGTTCCCGCCGGCGACGCCATCATGTTAAAG TGGATTCTTCATGATTGGAGCGACGAGCACTGCGTGAAGATACTAAAGAACTGCTGGAAGGCGCTGCCGGCAGAGAAAGGCAGAGTGGTGGTTGTGGAGTACGTTCTTCCAGCTGTGCCGGAGGCGACGCCTGAAGCCAAATCCATTTTCCAGTTGGACCTGTGCATGGCGGCCTACAACGTGGGCGGAAAAGAGAGAACAGAGGAGGAGTTCAGGGCCCTGGCGAAGGAAGCAGGTTTCCATGGATTCAACGCCCTTCCTGTGTTCGCCGGCACTTGGCTATTGGAGTTCATCAAGTAG
- the LOC122001814 gene encoding caffeic acid 3-O-methyltransferase-like isoform X1, with protein MAPPQLSPEEEEQECSRAFQLSCAAVLPMVLKTAIELGLLEMLVQAGPTASLSSEELAARLPTTNPSAADMVERILRLLAANDVVRCPADGGCRKYSAAPICKYLVQNDDGGTVANIVLLHQDQVMIDTWRFRSANFTKRYLTDSILNGGHPVMAAHGMTTFEYQGGDRRFNKVFNDAMKGVSTLVMNNILRRYDGFADVQVLVDVGGNTGSNLRLITSFYPQVHGINFDLPHVVADAPALTRVEHRGGDMFEAVPAGDAIMLKWILHDWSDEHCVKILKNCWKALPAEKGRVVVVEYVLPAVPEATPEAKSIFQLDLCMAAYNVGGKERTEEEFRALAKEAGFHGFNALPVFAGTWLLEFIK; from the exons ATGGCCCCGCCGCAGCTGTcgccggaggaggaggagcaggagTGCTCCCGAGCGTTCCAGCTCTCCTGCGCCGCCGTCCTTCCCATGGTTCTCAAGACGGCCATCGAGCTCGGCCTCCTCGAGATGCTGGTCCAAGCCGGACCGACGGCCTCGCTGAGCTCTGAGGAGCTCGCCGCCCGCTTGCCGACCACCAACCCGTCGGCCGCGGACATGGTCGAGCGCATCCTCCGCCTGCTCGCTGCGAACGACGTAGTCCGCTGCCCCGCGGACGGCGGCTGCCGGAAGTACTCCGCCGCTCCCATTTGCAAGTACTTGGTCCAAAACGACGACGGCGGCACGGTGGCCAATATAGTTCTGCTTCATCAGGATCAAGTCATGATCGACACGTG GCGGTTCCGTTCAGCAAACTTTACAAA GCGCTATTTGACGGACTCCATCTTGAACGGCGGCCACCCGGTGATGGCGGCGCACGGCATGACGACGTTCGAGTACCAAGGCGGCGACAGGCGGTTCAACAAGGTGTTCAACGACGCGATGAAGGGCGTCTCCACGCTCGTGATGAACAACATACTGCGCCGCTACGATGGCTTCGCCGACGTGCAGGTGCTCGTCGACGTCGGCGGAAACACCGGCAGCAATCTCCGGCTCATCACCTCCTTCTACCCCCAAGTCCACGGCATCAACTTCGACCTCCCTCACGTCGTCGCTGACGCTCCGGCCCTCACCCGAGTGGAGCACCGCGGCGGAGACATGTTCGAAGCCGTTCCCGCCGGCGACGCCATCATGTTAAAG TGGATTCTTCATGATTGGAGCGACGAGCACTGCGTGAAGATACTAAAGAACTGCTGGAAGGCGCTGCCGGCAGAGAAAGGCAGAGTGGTGGTTGTGGAGTACGTTCTTCCAGCTGTGCCGGAGGCGACGCCTGAAGCCAAATCCATTTTCCAGTTGGACCTGTGCATGGCGGCCTACAACGTGGGCGGAAAAGAGAGAACAGAGGAGGAGTTCAGGGCCCTGGCGAAGGAAGCAGGTTTCCATGGATTCAACGCCCTTCCTGTGTTCGCCGGCACTTGGCTATTGGAGTTCATCAAGTAG